In a single window of the Carassius carassius chromosome 26, fCarCar2.1, whole genome shotgun sequence genome:
- the LOC132106312 gene encoding potassium voltage-gated channel subfamily A member 5, translated as MEIALVSFDKRGDGEPYQNQNSLDHPRLVHNKELYSRSPQQSSWKMNDMNNTMMGSTENTVDYYSPHLFEEDIMDMDHENNERVLINIAGLRFETQLGTLNQFPDTLLGDPDKRIKYFDPLRNEYFFDRNRPSFDGILYFYQSGGKIRRPVNVSIDVFADEIRFYQLGEEAMDRFREDEGFIKEEEKPLPQNEFQKQVWLIFEYPESSSPARGIAIVSVLVITISIITFCLETLPEFRDERELPVTSRAVNGTQERPSLTFSDPFFIIETTCVIWFTFELFVRFFACPSKSEFSKTIMNIIDIMSIMPYFITLGTELAEQQGQEHNNGQQAMSLAILRVIRLVRVFRIFKLSRHSKGLQILGQTLKASMRELGLLIFFLFIGVILFSSAVFFAEADEPESHFSSIPDAFWWAVVTMTTVGYGDMRPVTVGGKIVGSLCAIAGVLTIALPVPVIVSNFNYFYHRETDQDQASLREEPNNGGPLNQCDDLHGLRKSSISNSKDREYNEETNIPVEKTNMKANSRMDIKRSLYTFCLDTRETDL; from the coding sequence ATGGAGATAGCTTTGGTGAGCTTTGACAAGCGGGGTGATGGAGAACCATATCAAAACCAAAACTCCCTGGATCATCCACGCTTGGTCCACAACAAAGAACTATACTCGAGAAGTCCACAGCAGAGCTCGTGGAAAATGAACGACATGAACAACACAATGATGGGCTCCACTGAGAATACGGTGGATTATTACAGTCCCCATTTGTTTGAAGAGGACATTATGGATATGGACCATGAGAACAACGAACGAGTTCTTATCAATATCGCCGGCCTGAGGTTCGAGACGCAGTTGGGCACTCTGAACCAGTTTCCCGACACTTTGCTGGGAGACCCGGACAAGAGAATAAAGTATTTCGACCCCCTCAGGAACGAGTATTTCTTTGACCGCAACAGACCGAGTTTTGACGGAATTCTATATTTCTATCAGTCTGGCGGGAAAATCCGACGACCCGTTAACGTGTCAATCGACGTGTTTGCAGACGAGATCCGCTTTTATCAGCTGGGAGAAGAAGCAATGGACCGTTTCCGCGAGGATGAGGGCTTTATCAAAGAAGAAGAGAAGCCGTTGCCACAGAACGAGTTTCAGAAACAGGTATGGCTCATCTTTGAGTACCCTGAGAGCTCTAGTCCTGCACGAGGCATAGCTATTGTATCCGTCCTCGTCATCACCATCTCCATCATAACTTTCTGTCTGGAAACTTTACCCGAGTTTCGTGACGAGCGCGAGCTTCCAGTGACTAGTCGCGCTGTCAATGGTACTCAAGAGCGTCCATCGCTCACCTTCAGCGACCCGTTCTTCATCATTGAAACCACCTGTGTGATTTGGTTCACATTTGAGCTCTTTGTGCGCTTCTTTGCCTGTCCTAGTAAGTCTGAATTCTCCAAAACCATCATGAACATCATTGACATCATGTCTATCATGCCTTACTTCATCACCTTGGGCACAGAGCTGGCGGAGCAGCAGGGTCAGGAGCACAATAATGGCCAGCAGGCCATGTCTCTGGCCATTCTGAGGGTCATTCGTTTGGTTCGGGTGTTTCGCATATTTAAGCTCTCTAGACATTCCAAGGGGCTTCAGATCTTGGGCCAGACTCTAAAAGCCAGCATGCGAGAGCTGGGCCTCTTGATCTTCTTTCTTTTCATTGGTGTCATATTATTCTCCAGTGCTGTTTTCTTCGCTGAGGCAGATGAACCCGAGTCTCACTTCTCCAGCATCCCAGATGCCTTCTGGTGGGCTGTGGTGACCATGACAACAGTCGGATATGGTGACATGAGACCGGTGACTGTGGGGGGCAAAATCGTGGGCTCGCTGTGTGCCATCGCAGGGGTGTTGACCATTGCGTTACCGGTGCCTGTCATTGTGTCTAACTTCAACTATTTCTACCACAGAGAAACTGACCAAGACCAGGCATCTCTCAGAGAAGAGCCAAATAATGGTGGGCCTTTAAACCAATGTGATGATCTCCATGGGCTGAGGAAATCATCAATCTCTAATTCAAAAGATAGAGAGtataatgaagaaacaaacattcCAGTTGAGAAGACTAATATGAAAGCTAACAGCAGAATGGATATTAAACGCTCCCTTTATACGTTTTGCTTGGACACTAGAGAAACTGACCTCTAG